TCGCCAGCTACACCAGCacctccgccaccaccgccataggacctagctctgataccatgtagagcagGGGAGGCAAACCTGCTCTTCTGTGGTCTGGTGGCTACACCAGGGAGCAACtcgtgctctctctctctctctctctctctctctctctcacacacacacacacacacactttaGGTCACACAGACCAACCTTATATACATGGCTTATATGGGCCTGGGCCATATAAGGCTCACATACAACAGGTAGGATGTGTGTACGTGCGTTCATAGAGGTGAGTCTATGCATGTATGTATGAACGTCTACAATTGTACTGTATTTCGCAAAAAAACTTTGAACTAGAAACTCACGATAAGATGATGGGAAAGATCACGATTAGGCACCATGCTCCTGAAATTTATAAAAGAAGAATCATAGTGGGTGATCGTTCATAATTTATAGCACAATTAACATGAGAGAAACAAGTGTCGCTGCCTTATTGGCTTACCGGGCCTTTTCCTGTTGGGGCTTATGCGTCGCCCCCAATTCCCCCGCAAGGAATATGAGCCATGCGTTTCACTTTGACATGATAATAATAATCTGACCGACTGCAACCATACATACATTTAGCACTAGCAGTATGTTACCTTAATACGTCATCATTATTTGGATACTCTGTTTTCTATAAATCCTACATACATGAATACCTACTTatccatttcgaaaaaaacatGAATACCTACCAAACTCGTTTGCTTTCTTTATTATTAATTATAACATTACTAGAATCCTGTGAATCAAAGATGGCCTATGTAGTTCCGTTTGATGTGTATGCGCAGTACTCTTCGACCAGCTCGCGGAAGAGAGATCCTTCAGTTTCCATTAGCTTTGTAGGATTGTCATACTCCTCTACTTTCCCTGAAAGAGTATATAGCTCATTAGTAAGGACTATGAACATATATGCTGCGGTCATATCGTAGTTCATAGACAAGTACTTTTGCAAAAGTAAAGCAAAATAATACAAATGTGGGGCTCACTATAGTGAAATTAACATCTACAAATTGGTACCAAAAAAGGCTTGTAGTATAGGGACAAAAGATCGACTGTGCATTTTGTTTTCAAGTATTGTTTCACATTCTGTATTAATTTTGTCCTGTTCAATAGGACTAACGATAAGAGAATCACTATTTCTAATATGTCGGTGATAGCGAAGCATACCATCACTCATTGCAAGTACCATGTCAGAGTCCATAACTGTTGGTATACGGTGCGCTACCGTAATAACAGTGCAATATTTGAATTCTGTCCTGATAGTCTTTTGAAGGACAACATCTGTTCCATTGTCTATAGAGGCCGTGGCTTCATCAAGAACTAAGATACGACACCTTCTCAAAAGTGCGCGTCCCAAACAGAAGAGCTGCCTTTGGCCCATGCTCCAGTTCGACCCGTCGTCCGCAACTGTATGAAATGATCTTGATCAGTAATATTCCAGAAATTGCGCTAGCAAACAGACATATATATATTTAAAAAATAGATGAAATGGCAGTCAGAGCTGCTTTTCATTAATAGTAGAAGAATAGTACATAGTAGTTTTTCCATTTTTCTTGAACAGACATATATGTAATGCGCCTCGGACTACTAATAGGTTGACAAATTGAGTAGCACATGTATCTTCTCCCTCTTTTGAACTTTGAAAGTGACCAAGGCACAATTGTTTTATTTTTTTTAGCTTCTTAATATAACAAAAAAGGGAACTCCAGAAACTATTTGTTACCAAGTGAATCCAAACCATGTTCCTTCTCCTGGACAGCTTGAACAAGTTGACATTTCTTGAGAACCTGCAACAGAACAGAAAATAGGGTAACTATACTATGATAATTCTTTTTAAGATGTCCACATGCCACAAAATAGAAAAACGTAACTTGTCACTTGAGATACCCTTAATTCAATTTATAAATCCTATTTTCATATGAGCTGAAATTTACAAAAATCTTATGTATATTATCTTGGTAACAGAGCTAAATAAACATGCTAACGTTATCTGATAATTATATAAGATTATAAAAACACCACGATAACTGTGTATACTACACATCTTACCTCCCATATTTGGAGATCTGAGAATTGCTCGAGAGGATCTAGATTATATCTTACAGTACCCTGAAAAAGTGTTGGATCTTGTGGAATGATACCCAAACGTGAACGCAGGTCATATAAGCCAATCGTAGTGATGTCCAAAGAGTCAATAATTATCTCCCCTCCTGCTGGTTCGGTAAGGCGAAACAATGCACCAATTAAAGTTGTCTTCCCACTTCCCGTTCGACCAACAATACCAATCTTATCTCCACCTTCAAACTTGCAACTGATTCCATGCAGTACAAGTGGAGCATCTTTTCTGTACCTAATCTGTCGAAAAAAAATCGCACCACAATCTGTTACAACTAATCCTAAAGGTTTTGAACTTTTAAAGCGTACTTATATATTTTTTAATTACCTTCAAATCTATTAGCTCCACACTGCCAACTTGAGGCCAATCCGGTCCCggtctgttttcttcaataaaTTCTGGTGCTTCACTTTGTATCTCCATGTACTGGTTCACCCGTTCCACTGATATTATTTGGTTCGCAAAGTTGCACTGCTTTCGAATAGAGGAAACAAAAGACATATTTAGGGAGAGACCATACGACAATGCCATTCCTACAAAACCTGCACGTGTCCATAGGAACAAGAGTAGTTAGTTTCCCTGATTGTAATCTTGTCCTGAATAAAGAGTAAGAAATGCTTTCATGCTTGTCCTTAGTATAATCTAATTACCAGGGCTAAAAGTTCCTGGAGGAAGAAGAACCATGAGAAAGGCTGAAACAGAAAGAACCGCAGCACTCATTATTTCAAGGCGTTGAATCAGCCATTCAGTTGCTGCAAAATTATAGAAGTATGGGATAGCATTCTTGTCAACAAGATCAGAATTTTTATCAAAGAAACGATCTTCTTCCTCGAATGCCCTTATGGTTATAGCTCCCGAAATTGATTCACCCAAGTGATTTGCTAGAGCAGATTTCGTAGTGCCATTGATCCGCATCAATTCCTTAGCCGAGGCTAAGTAATACCTCTGCATGACAGAAAGCATTACAGATCACGAGGAATCGTATAAATAATTCAATGGCAACATCTTGGGTATACAAAATGATTAACCCAATAAATAGGGTATAGCCAATTAGCCATAAAGAAACCAATACCTGTAACCTAATTGCCAGAACTATCATTGGCACAGATACAAACAGAACTTGCCATGTAACAACAGCCAATACCCCCAGATTGCTGTAGCCATTTAAGCTCGCACTAAGGCTAAACATGAATGCGAACGGAACATCAAGGTCAACAGTACTCAAATCTGAAGAGACCTGCATTGCAAGGAGCAAAAAAATAGTTGATTCATCATTAAAAATATCTGAATACGAAAGAAAAATCCAAGATTTTATTATATTTGCATTTTGTTAAAAAAATCTTACCCGGCTAAGGACCCTTCCTAGAGGCGTAGAATCATAAAAGGACATCGGTGCACGGAACAATGAATCAAGTAACTGGGAGAATAAGGATCTTGATGTCTGGACCCCGAGAACAACAACCGATAAGCATCTCGATAGCAAAAAGAACATTGTGCAAACTCCGATAACAATGTACACAGTAATTAACTTCAGTGTACCGGTACGAGGATTTTCGACATTCGCCGCCATCCATGAATTCTGTGCTATTTGCCCAGCTATGAAGATCATGTGAGAAATAACACAAAGAGAAGCATACATGAAGCCTTTGTTCTGGCACAAGTAAAGCATATAAGGCTTAACACCTGTATCTCCTGTTTCTCTTTCCTCTTTCTTGATCAGTTGATGTGCTGGTGATGGCTTCCCAGACTTTGTGTATCCACTTCCAtaattatggtctttcacctttgTTGATATTTCATTTGCTCTATGAGGAGAAATACTGCTGCTAAGATCTGGAAGACCGATGGTATCTTTATGGGCATTTACAAGGTCTTTAAATTCTTGACAATCTGCGAATAGTTCTTGATAAGGTGCAGATCGAATAACCTCCCCATCTGACATTAACTGTCAAAAATTATCATTAGTTTTATAACCTAAACAAAACTACagacatgagagagagagagagagagagagagagagagagagagagagagaccagAATGGTGTCGAATACAGGTAGAAAATCTACTTGGTGAGTCACCAAAATGACTGTCTTGTCTGACAGAGCACCCATGACATATTCCTGCATGTCACACAAAGAAATAGCTTAATATATAGAGCAGTTTCCTGTTAAAATCTTTAAGCACTCTACATAACTGCTGATATAGGTGATTCTTACATCGAAGAGACTTGTTGCTGTGTGGGCATCTACAGAACTGAAAGGGTCATCAAGGAGATAGATGTCTGAGTTTTGGTACAGTGCACGAGCAAGCTGAAGGCGCTGCTTCTGACCACCACTAAGGTTCACTCCTCTCTCCCCAATTTGAGTATTGTCTCCATATGGTAACATCTCGAGGTCCTTGACCAACGAGCACCTCGAGAGTGTTTCTTCATATCTTGGGCTGTCCATACAAGAACCAAAGAGAATATTTTCCTGCACCGTTCCTGTTTGAATCCATGCATTCTGAGGCACATATGCTATTTTCCCGCTGACTTGAATCTGAGGACATTTACGCATGATTCAAATTTAATGCATGAGAAAACCGCAAAAAAGATAGAAAATCATAGCATAACCTCATAGACAGACAGATGTTTAATTTTCCATTCAATAAACAGACTAGGGTCCTCAATAGCAGGACATAGCAGTGCTGTTTTGCTTAGCTACTAGGCTATCAATTCTGAATATGGCATATATACTTGCAGTCGAAAGGTCAAGTTTGTTTGGTTTTGAATTTCATAGAAAATGAAGATAATGTTATTGAAAAGCATACCGTGCCTTCAGTTTTGGGAACCTCTCCAAGCATCGCAGCCAAAAGAGTCGACTTTCCTGATCCTACCTCTCCACAAATTGCAACCTTCTCCCCAGTTTTAACTACCAAATTTATGTTCTTCAAGGTAGGTTTTAATGGATCTTCATACCATGAGAACCTGCATGAGTTCATTGCTACCGGGTAACTGGTACCCATGTGGTATTTCCTCTTAACTTGTCCATTCAGCTCAGATGCACCTAGGAACTTTTCTATCCGAGTGAAAGCAACCTTTGCTTGTACCACAACTCCGAGAACTTCCGGTATCGACCTAATGGGGTCTTGCACTAGACGTAGAGTTGCGATGAATGTGAATACGTTGCTAGCATCAAGAGGGATTTCCAGCAGATAGCACGTTAAAAATGTTGCTGCCGATACCCAGACAGGTGATGACCAGAACAGGACACTATTGTAAGCCCTGCTAAGCTGGAACGCTGACAACCACTTGTACTCAACCTCCCTTAGCTTCTCAATGGCTTTCTTAAAGTGAGCTTCCCATGCATAAAGTTTCAGGATCTTCATGTGAACTAGCGACTCCGCCATGGCCTTCAATCTCACGTCTTGTGCTTCCATAAGCTTGGTTTGAAACTTGTGTTGCAGTTTGGCTAACGGAGCATTGCAAAGTACAGTGATGATGACGACGACCAAGGATGAAACCATCGCAGTACCAACTGCATTATAAAGAATCACCAGAGCGATGCAAAGCTGAACAATGGTTGTCCATGTTTGATGGAACCAGTATGGGAATTCTCCAACTCGGTATGCATCGACGGTCACATAGTTCATGATTTGTCCAGAGGAGTGCTTCATCTTTGCTGAGCTTGACAACTTCTGTTGCTTCTTATAGATAGCTGCAGAGAGGAGAGACCTCACCTGGAGTCCTAACCTCCGTGTGCGGAAATACCACTGTCTCTGCGACAAAGACTCACAACATTTGCAGATGAACATTATGGCAGCCAGCATAGAGCCTTCATGTTTATAGGTTCCTTTCCCAGTCGATACGTTGATGAATGCCCTGAGAAGCAACGGGCCTGTAGATAAGGTGAGAACCTTGAGCAAGGCGAACATACCTGAGACCATGATCCCACGCTTGTGATGAGAAACGATAGTCCACAAGATTGATGGTGTGCCATCAAATGACTGCAAAGGCGAATGCTTCTTGTTGCTATTCAGCTTCTCCAAGAACATTAAGTACTGGTTTTGTGCTCGGTCGGTGGCGCCTAATAGTGGCATGTCTTTCTCCTCGAGGGGCTTCTCATAACCCATCTTCATGAAAGGGTTCAGCCACCAGAATGACATCTCGCTCAAGATACCGGCTTTAGCAAAGGCGGTTACCTCTGAAGAGTCGGCTACCTCACTGTCTGGATCGGTCTTCAGTGGCTTGTATAAACCTTTCCCGTTTTCTTCAtgcccctcctcatcatgggtgcTCGGAATGGTGTAAACAAGAAAGATAACTGCTCCTGGCAGGGACAGAAAATCCAAACAAGCCTTAATGGTGA
This Lolium perenne isolate Kyuss_39 chromosome 1, Kyuss_2.0, whole genome shotgun sequence DNA region includes the following protein-coding sequences:
- the LOC127300616 gene encoding ABC transporter C family member 10 is translated as MNFLTSFWKMTNLCGRAVCSSHHVLVSCTFKEIFDSSTCMNHLVAIAIATPLTLVLMLRLLIELRKSVASARQLFTLTSSLQLAAVVFNACLGSVHLVRGVWMLGSNQDASVCPPHLWLATLSQGFSLLVTAFACAIRRGPRGFLGFTFTRLWSFSLTIYTAFICCSSVVSTVGANVVTIKACLDFLSLPGAVIFLVYTIPSTHDEEGHEENGKGLYKPLKTDPDSEVADSSEVTAFAKAGILSEMSFWWLNPFMKMGYEKPLEEKDMPLLGATDRAQNQYLMFLEKLNSNKKHSPLQSFDGTPSILWTIVSHHKRGIMVSGMFALLKVLTLSTGPLLLRAFINVSTGKGTYKHEGSMLAAIMFICKCCESLSQRQWYFRTRRLGLQVRSLLSAAIYKKQQKLSSSAKMKHSSGQIMNYVTVDAYRVGEFPYWFHQTWTTIVQLCIALVILYNAVGTAMVSSLVVVIITVLCNAPLAKLQHKFQTKLMEAQDVRLKAMAESLVHMKILKLYAWEAHFKKAIEKLREVEYKWLSAFQLSRAYNSVLFWSSPVWVSAATFLTCYLLEIPLDASNVFTFIATLRLVQDPIRSIPEVLGVVVQAKVAFTRIEKFLGASELNGQVKRKYHMGTSYPVAMNSCRFSWYEDPLKPTLKNINLVVKTGEKVAICGEVGSGKSTLLAAMLGEVPKTEGTIQVSGKIAYVPQNAWIQTGTVQENILFGSCMDSPRYEETLSRCSLVKDLEMLPYGDNTQIGERGVNLSGGQKQRLQLARALYQNSDIYLLDDPFSSVDAHTATSLFDEYVMGALSDKTVILVTHQVDFLPVFDTILLMSDGEVIRSAPYQELFADCQEFKDLVNAHKDTIGLPDLSSSISPHRANEISTKVKDHNYGSGYTKSGKPSPAHQLIKKEERETGDTGVKPYMLYLCQNKGFMYASLCVISHMIFIAGQIAQNSWMAANVENPRTGTLKLITVYIVIGVCTMFFLLSRCLSVVVLGVQTSRSLFSQLLDSLFRAPMSFYDSTPLGRVLSRVSSDLSTVDLDVPFAFMFSLSASLNGYSNLGVLAVVTWQVLFVSVPMIVLAIRLQRYYLASAKELMRINGTTKSALANHLGESISGAITIRAFEEEDRFFDKNSDLVDKNAIPYFYNFAATEWLIQRLEIMSAAVLSVSAFLMVLLPPGTFSPGFVGMALSYGLSLNMSFVSSIRKQCNFANQIISVERVNQYMEIQSEAPEFIEENRPGPDWPQVGSVELIDLKIRYRKDAPLVLHGISCKFEGGDKIGIVGRTGSGKTTLIGALFRLTEPAGGEIIIDSLDITTIGLYDLRSRLGIIPQDPTLFQGTVRYNLDPLEQFSDLQIWEVLKKCQLVQAVQEKEHGLDSLVADDGSNWSMGQRQLFCLGRALLRRCRILVLDEATASIDNGTDVVLQKTIRTEFKYCTVITVAHRIPTVMDSDMVLAMSDGKVEEYDNPTKLMETEGSLFRELVEEYCAYTSNGTT